AGGACTCGGTGGACGAAGACTCGGCGCCGAAGGGTTCGGCGAACCAGGCCGAGCCCACGACGGACTCGGAATCCGAGACCGAGCAGCCGACAGCCGAGCCGGCGCCGGTCCAGAGCACCGATCCGTCGACTGCAACCACCGGAAGTCCGGAGTCCGAGCCTGCTCCACAATCGGTTGCCGATCCGGTGGGCCACTCGACCGAAACCGGCGGGTCCGTCGTCCCGGTCCAGCCGGACCCGACGACCGACGCGGATCCATCCGCACCGCCGGTCGCGACACCGGCCGATCCCGGTCCACAGGACACCGCGACCGAAGTTGCAGCCGAACCGGCCGCTCCGGTACCCTTTCTGCCGCAAATAGATCCGGTCGGCCCACCGGCGGTGACGACACCATCCGACTCCACGGAGCCGGACCTGGCGGCAGCCGCCGACGATCGCGCGAGCGACCCGGCGACGCCGGTCGACCGGCCCGAACTCGATCCGTCCGGGGTGTTCCTGCCCGGCGAGCTGGATCTACCGAACTACGCCTGGACCGATCCGGACGCGGACGGCGGGACAGCTTTCGAACGGTCCGAATCCGGTGTGACCTACACCAACACCACAGATCACGACCAACTCGTGGTCACCAACGGGTCGGTCGCAGGCGAGGAGGCCGGGCCGGCGACGGCGAGTCGACTGGTGCACCCGGGCGATTCCGTCGCGGTGACTCCGGACTCCGCCGACGATGGCGCGGCAGACGAGCTGAAGGTCGACGTGTACGCGGCGCGGGACGCTGCCGGTGGTGTGGTGCTCGAAGCAGCCTTCCGTGCCACCGCGCAGCTCGGAGACCCGCAGGGCGTCGTGCCGATCTATGCGGATCCACGAATGCTCCGCCGGTCGGACGACGACATCCCTCCTGTCGGAACTGCTTTCGTCGCGACCGGAAGCTCGGACCCCACAAGTGAGCGGATCGCCCCGGCAGCGAGCCGCAGCGTGGCTGCGGCCGACACCGGCGGGCCGGAAACAGTTCTGCGGGCCGGCGCGGTGCCCGGCTACGTCGTGTCCGTCCTCGATCGCCCGGACGGAACGGTCATCGTCTTCAGCAGCGGATACAGCAGCGAACCGCTCGCGACCGGCCCCGTCTCGTACGTCACCTTCCTCCGGCCCGACGGTACGGCCACGACGACCGGCCCGATCCGCGACCGATACCGCGTCAGCTCGTCTTTTCTCTTCGACGACACGATAAAGGTCGCCCCCGACGGCACCGTGGTGTTCGTTCGGGAGGACTACGGCCCGACACCCCAGGCTTGGACCTCCTACGTCAACTTTGTGGCGCCGGACGGCACGGTCCGCACCTCGAGCCCGATCCCCAATGGTGCCGGCGGCAGCTTGACCCTGACTCCGGACGGCACCGCGGTAGTGCTCGCCATCCGGTACGAGGATGCGGTGGATACGGAACAAGGTGGTCCGGTCTTCTACTCGAAAGTCGAGGACGTCTACTATTACGTCACGCCGAACGGTTCGGTCCGGCCGGTCGCCGTACCCGGATCGATGCCGGGAGAGCTGGGCGCGCCGCCGGTCGTCACGGGCGACGGCACGGTGGTGATGCTGACCACCGAATTCACCGGCGATGCGGATACCTGGCGCTCCTACGTCAACTTCGTCGCACCCGACGATGCGGTGACCACGACGCGCTCGATCCCGGGCGCACCGGCACGCGAAGTGACGGTGGCGCCGAACGGCACTCTGGTGGTCGAGACGATCCTGTTCGACGCCACCGGAGGCCGGACTGTCTACCTGAGCACGGTCGCACCCGACCGCACGGTCACGACGTCCGACCCGATCCCGGGCGGCCCGGTCGGCGAGGTGGTCGTCACACCGGCCGGCGTCGTCGCGCTCGCGACGGTTCGGTACGACGATGCCGCCGGCACCTGGACCACCTATCTGACTGCAATCGGGGCGAACGGTAGCGAGACCCGGCAGATCCCCGGGCCGCCCGACGGCGGCCTGATCCTGACCCCGACCGGCCGGCTGATTCTGGCCACCACCGAGCCTGCGGCGCAGGGTCCGCTGGTCCATCTCGCAATCGTCGGCCCGAACGGCGACATCTCGGTCCAGACGATCCCCGGCTATGGCAACAGCAACACCATGGTGGGATCGCGAACGGTCGCGGTGACCCCGGACGGCACAATCGCCGTGGCGATAGGTACCTACCCGATTGCCGACCAGCCCACAACGCTCCTGATGATCCTCACCGAGGACGGCACCCCCGCGATTACCCGGACGATCCCCGGGGACACCCTGGGCATCCTGATGCCGGCCGCGGGGCTGAGTCCCGACAACACGCTCCGGATCCTCACGAGCGCATTCGACGCGGAAACCGGCTCGAACTGGATCTACGCCACCGTGATCTCGCCGGACGACCCGGCCGGGACCGCTGTCGCGGTTCTGGGCTCTCCACGCCATGCATTCGCGACCTCCGACGGCGGTGTCATCGTCGTCACCGATGAGTACGACTACCGCACGGGGAATTATCAGTTCCTGGCCGGCGTAGCGCCGGGAGAGAACGGCGGGGTGACCGCCCTGGGCTCGAGCCAACTGCAGTTCTTCTCGGCCGGCCAGCGCATATTCGCGATCGCGATCACGGACAACGGCACGGACATCCTGGAAATCGTGTCCGCCGCCGCCGCCGACAACGACTCTCCGGTGGTGGATCCGCCCGACGGCGGTGGCACGGCTCCGCCCGTGGTGACCCCCGGGATTCCCGGCAGCAAGCCGGACGCTCCGGATCGGCGACACCGGCGAGATCAGACCTTGTCGTTGTTCTCCACATTGTTCTCGATTGCAGGATCCGAGAAGCCGGGATCGAACTGGTCCAAGGCGGCAACCGGGTTGACCGCGTTGCAGCTGATCAATCAGCTGCGGCATGGCGATTACGAAGGGTTTGTCCTGACGGGAGCCACCACTGTCGTAGGCACGAGTCTGGACACCCAGTTCCAAGCGTGGCGCGCTGCCCGCATCTTCGACCCCGAAACATTGGCAAAACTCGGGAAAGAAGTCGGGTCGAAAGCCGGTGTGTTGTTCACGGTGGCCACTGTCGTCTACGACCAGCTGGGCCGCGAGCTGGCCCGGACCGATTGGTCATTGGACGGATTGCTGATGGCCGGGAACTACGTGTGGAACGATCCGCTCGGCGCGCTGTACACCGCCGCAACCGCTCCAGTCACCTATGTGGAACATGTGATCGAGGATCAGATCGCGCCGGTCGTAGAAGAGGTCGCGGACACGGCCATCGAGGTCGGCGACCTGCTCGCCGAGGGCGCCGCCGCAACCTGGGACAACATCCTGCACGGGAAATTGTTGTCCTGAGTTAGGACACCACGGATACTTCTGCCACGACCGCGGCCATTGCAGATCGTGGCGACCAGATCGGCTCCATTGTGGGAGGTGAGGAAGTGGCAGCCGAGCTGGGGGTGTCGCCGGCGACGTTGTACAACTGGCGCCGCGCCTACGGCGGGATGGACACCGACGCCGCCAAGGAACTGACCACAACACCCGCCACCGTCACTCGGCGCTGGGCTACCTGACCCCGGCCGAGTACGCTGCCGCCTGCCGGCACACCCACACACCGTGGCCTGCGAGATCAACTGAAACCGGTACCAAACAACCTGGCTCTACAACCGGGTGGAACAGTTATCGGGAACCTGCCAAACTCGCTCGACCACACCGGAACCCTGCCGGGTCGGTGGCCGACTACTCGAGTTCGACGTAACCGTGCCGCCGGCGACCGCGACTACTCACCGAAACCCTTGCGCCGCGCCGGGTCCGAATGCGAACGGTGGATCAGATCCAACCCACGATGTCGTAGTAGTAGGTCCGCTCGACATCACTGTGAATCCCGGTGCCCGTGATGATCGACTCTCCGAAATCCTCGATGACATCGCCGGTCAGTACGGTCCGAACCGGCGCTCCACCCGACACCGGAACACGGTAGATGCCACTGAAATCCCGGGTATCTGCGTAGAAGGCGATCGAGTCGCCGGCTGGATTCGCAACCGCATCACCCAGCCTGAGCGCCGCGCCCTCCGGAAGGAGCTTGGTCGCGCCGTTGGTGCACGACGAGCCCTCATCCCGAATCGCGCTCAGTTCACCCACATACAGGTTGCTCCCGAGACCGTCACCCGCGACGAAACGATGGTCGTCGATCCAGTACACCCGGTTGGAGAGCGTGCAGTAGGTGTAGCCGGACGGCAGCGGGCCGCGGTCCTTTGTCCAGAGCTCTCCGTTCGCGGTCCAGACATAGTCGCCGCGGAAACCGGAAGCGTTGTAGGTCGATCCGGTGTCCGTGGCGGCGTCCGGTCGCTCGATCGCTACACGCAGTATCGGCGGATAGCCGGTTTCGGCGGCACGGTCGGTGTAGTAGTAGTTTCCCGCTCGGTCAAAGCCGAACGGTTCGTGCTTCGCAGGAGGCCGAAAATCGTTGGTGCCCGACACCGCTGCCGTGACGTCGGTGAACTTCCCGCTCCGGTCGACCCACCCGGCGTGCGTTTCGCCGCGCACCGTCTTCGTCGCCACGATCAACGACCCGTCCGGGGACACGTCGTGCCGAGTGGTATCTCGCCCGCCGGATGTTGCCGGTGCCAGCTGTACGTCGGCATCGTCAGCGTCGAACTTCTGATGTATCGCCGACTTTCCGGTCTCCGGGTCGACGACGTGGATCGTTACGTGCGAGGTGCTCGCGCCGGTTCGGAAGAGCAGGCCGTGTCCTCCCGACGGGCCGCTCGCGCCCGTCATCGTGGCCGTGGTTGTCGTGGCCGTGATCGTCGAGGACGTAGTGGTGGCACCAAGGCCGGGGTCGGCTGTCGGGCTGGAGCCGGCCCCCGAGCTTGTATTGTCGGCGCAGCCTGTGGTCCATCCGACCGCGACGACAAAAGCGACGCCCAGCAGCCGACGACCGAGTCTGCTTCCCGCTGTACTGCACGCGTCTGAGCCGGCTGACGCATTCGGTTGCATATCGGGAGTTTCGGCGACGCGCGGCGCGATGGTCAAGTCGTTCGATCAGCCGACAACCCCTGCCACCCCGCTTGCTTCGACATCCGCTGGGGACAGACTCGGCGTAGCCTCAGCCAAGGAGGCTGGTCCGATGAGCGAGCCACTTGCAAGCTACGACGTGCACGAGGCCAAGACGCACCTGTCCCGGATCCTGGAGCGCGTCGAGCAGGGCGAGGAGATTGTCATCAACCGGGCCGGCACGCCGGTGGCGAAGGTGGTGCCGGCGGCCGGGACGGTCCGGCGACGTGGGCGGGGCATGCTGCGTGGCCGCCTGCGGCTCGCGGAGGACTGGGACGCCGCTGAAGTCAACGCGGCGATCGCGAACGACTTCCACCAGGGCCGATGAGACTGCCGCTCGACACCCACGTACTGCTTTGGTGGCTTGCCGACGACCCGGCGCTCGGATCCCAGGTCGAGGAGTCGATCGATACCGAGGACGAGGTGTTCTTCAGCGCCGCCGCTCGAACCATGCGGCCGAGGCGGGCGGCCTACCGCCGTTGCACCACGACCCGTTCGATCGGATGCTCGTGGCGCAGGCCCGCTGCGAGCAGTTGACGCTACTGTCGCGCGACCCGCAGCTGCACCGATACCAGGTCGACCACCGCGCGGTCTGAACACCTCAACATCTGGCCGCGGCACGTCAGCCGAGCGTGCAGACCATGTTCCGATCTGCGGGCGTGAGCGTCGGGGCCGATCTTCTGGTCGAAGGTGACCAGGCCGGTGGTGAACGTGACCCGGAAGGTGCAATGCGACCAGAACGTTGGCGTCCGACCGACGCTCCGTCCGCCTACGACGCCGTCCGCACCCGCCGCTACCGGACTACGTTGACCAGTCGACCGGGCACCACGATCACCTTGCGCGGCGCGGCGCCGGCCAGGTTCGTGACGATCTTCTCGTCGGCCAGCGCGGCCGCCTCGATCTCGGCCGGGGTCGCGGCGGCCGGCACGGTGATCTTGCTGCGCACCTTGCCGTTCACCTGCACCGGCAGTTCGATCGTGTCCGCGGCCAACAGCGCCGGATCGGCGATCGGGAACGGGCCGTGCGCGAGA
Above is a genomic segment from Skermania piniformis containing:
- a CDS encoding transposase produces the protein MAAELGVSPATLYNWRRAYGGMDTDAAKELTTTPATVTRRWAT
- a CDS encoding type II toxin-antitoxin system Phd/YefM family antitoxin; this encodes MSEPLASYDVHEAKTHLSRILERVEQGEEIVINRAGTPVAKVVPAAGTVRRRGRGMLRGRLRLAEDWDAAEVNAAIANDFHQGR